GAACGCTTGAAACTCGGCCAAAAAGTCGATTTTACGATTGACGCTTACCCAGGTAAGAAATTGGGCGGTCATTTGATGGAGATCGGAAAGGCGACGAATTCTACATTTTCCTTGATGCCAGCGGCCAACACGAGCGGGAACTTCACCAAGGTAACCCAGCGTATCCCGATCAAAATCGCCATAGATGACACAGCAGGTCTGGACCTCGTGGCCGGATTGAACGCCGAGATCAAAGTGCACGTGAAGGAGATGTAATGAAGCATGAAAAAGACAGCACAATGGAAAACAATCGCTGCAGTCATGGCAGCCGTTTCGCTTATTGCAGCGGGCTGTAGCGAGACATCTTCAGCAACGCAAACGAGCGAGAACGTCCCTGTTGTGAAGACGTGGAAGGTGACTTCTGGCTCTACGGGTGTCATCGCCAATGGTAAGGTGGCAGCATCTGAGGAGATCCAAGTCGTTTCTAAAGTTTCTGGAAAAGCAGCGAGCGTGAATGTAAAAGAAGGTGCAGTCGTCAAGCAAGGCGATGTTCTGGTCACGCTGGAGGCAGCCGATTATCAGCAGCAGATCAATCAGGCACAGGCAGCTATTGCAGGTGCTCAGGCAAAACTGCGAGATACAAAAGCAGGTGCACGCAATGAGCAACTGACGCAGCTTGGAAGTATTGTCACGCAGGCAGAAGCCAGCCTGAAGGTGGTTGAGAGCAACTACAATCGGATGAAAGCACTGTTTGATGCAGGCGCATTGTCCCAGGCTGAGTTGGAGAAATCTTCGCTGGAATTGGAAAAGGCGCGCACAGGTCTTGAACAGGCGCAAGCCCAATACGATCTGGCAAAAGCAGGCCCAACTGCCGACACGGTAGCAGCTATGCAAGCAGAAGTGAGCCGTTTGGGCTCCAGTCTCGAGCTGGCGAAAAGCAATTATGACAATACCATTATTCGTGCGCCAATCACAGGTATCGTCGCCAAGCGCGCGGTTGACCCGGGAGAAATGGCAGCAGCGGGGACACCTCTTATGGTGCTAGTGAATATGGCAGATGTCAAAGTAGAAGCAAGCGTACCGGAAAACGAAATCAACCAAGTGAAAGTCGGCTCCACTGTTGATGTGAAGGTAGGCAGTCTGGGTGGGAAAGTGCTGAAAGGTACAGTTGAGTTTGTCTCTCCGATTTCGGATACCAACAGCAGTTCGTTCCCAATCAAAGTGAAGGTAAATAATCAGGACGGCATGCTGCGCGCAGGTATGGTAGCAGAGGTTATGCTCCAAGGACAGGCAACACCAGGAACAAAATTACCTACCTCTGCTGTGCTGGAAAAGGACAGCAAGCATTACATCTATACAGTAGATAACAACGTTGTGCACCAAGTGGAAGTTGCAGTAGAGAACGCAAGCGGCGATTGGACAACTGTCACGAATGGCGTCAAAGACAATGATCAAATTGTGCTGAACCCGACAGACAAACTGTCCGAGGGCAGCAAGGTGATCGCAAACTAACGGGGGTGTTGACACATGGCGGAAGCGGTGGCACACCGAGAGGAGAAAAGCGGGAACGGCGGCATGTGGCTGTCTCTTGTCGCCATCCTCTCAGGAACCTTCGTTGCGATTCTGAACAATAGCTTGATTAACGTTGCCCTGCCTGCCATGGTCAATATTTTTGGTTCGAGTACCGAGACCATGCAGTGGGTATTGACCGGATATATGCTGGCAAACGCCGTCATGATTCCCATGAGCGGCTCGTTGTCCGCTAAATTCGGCGCGAAAAAAATATTTGTACTTTCCTTATCAGCATTTACTTGTTCGTCCATCCTTTGTGCATTGGCGTGGAGTGACTCTTCGTTGATTGCTTTTCGCGTCGTGCAAGGCGTCAGCGGGGGGATGATCATGCCAATCGGGATGTCGATGATTTACATGATCGTTCCGCGTGAAAAGATCGGAATGGCATTGGGGATATTCGGGATTGCTTCCATGACAGCCCCTGCGCTTGGCCCGACCTTGGGTGGGTATCTCATCGAATTTTTAAGCTGGCAATTTCTTTTTCTGGTCGGTGTACCCTTTGGTATTTTTGCGGTGATCATGAGTATCGTACTGCTCAAGGAAACGCCGAAAAAGCCAGAGTTAAAGTTCGACTTCTTGGGAGCATTTCTTGCCATCGTCGGTTTCGGGACGCTGTTGCTCGCTTTGAGTAAAGGGCAAGCAGAGGGCTGGACCTCCTTTTTCATCGTCAGTTTGTTTTTCATTGCGGTAATGAGCTTGATCCTGTTTGTCTGGGTCGAGCTGGGGAAGGAAAGTCCGCTGCTCGATCTGCGGCTTTTGAAGATCCCTACCTTCACCATCAGTATTTTGACTTCCGGCTTCGTCATGATGGGGATGATGGGCGGTATCTTCCTGATGCCGATTTTCCTCCAAAACATTCAGGGCTTGACGGCTATGGAGTCTGGAATCTTGCTGATGCCGCAATCGATTGCCATGGCTATCATGATGCCAATCAGCGGAAAGCTGATGGATAAATATGGGGTCGGCCCGATTGGATTGGTCGGCTTGACCATTATGAGCATCACGACGTATGAATTGCACAATCTATCTGCTGACAGCATGCATTCGTGGATCGATATGATCCTGACCATTCGCGGGATCGGAATCGGCTTGTGTATGATGACACTGTCCACCGTAGGGATGAACGCTGTTCCGCGTACAAGTGTGGGGGATGCCTCTCCGCTGTCCAACGTATTGCGTCAGGTCATGAGTTCGTTTGCCATCGCGATTTTGACAGTGATCATGCAGGCACGTCAAAATTTCCACATGGCCTCAATCTCTGACAACTTGAATACGGATATGGCAACGCAGTTTATCAGTGGCATTTCAGGAATGTATGCACAAGTAGGGGTAGATGCAG
The window above is part of the Brevibacillus brevis NBRC 100599 genome. Proteins encoded here:
- a CDS encoding efflux RND transporter periplasmic adaptor subunit, translating into MKKTAQWKTIAAVMAAVSLIAAGCSETSSATQTSENVPVVKTWKVTSGSTGVIANGKVAASEEIQVVSKVSGKAASVNVKEGAVVKQGDVLVTLEAADYQQQINQAQAAIAGAQAKLRDTKAGARNEQLTQLGSIVTQAEASLKVVESNYNRMKALFDAGALSQAELEKSSLELEKARTGLEQAQAQYDLAKAGPTADTVAAMQAEVSRLGSSLELAKSNYDNTIIRAPITGIVAKRAVDPGEMAAAGTPLMVLVNMADVKVEASVPENEINQVKVGSTVDVKVGSLGGKVLKGTVEFVSPISDTNSSSFPIKVKVNNQDGMLRAGMVAEVMLQGQATPGTKLPTSAVLEKDSKHYIYTVDNNVVHQVEVAVENASGDWTTVTNGVKDNDQIVLNPTDKLSEGSKVIAN
- a CDS encoding DHA2 family efflux MFS transporter permease subunit — its product is MAEAVAHREEKSGNGGMWLSLVAILSGTFVAILNNSLINVALPAMVNIFGSSTETMQWVLTGYMLANAVMIPMSGSLSAKFGAKKIFVLSLSAFTCSSILCALAWSDSSLIAFRVVQGVSGGMIMPIGMSMIYMIVPREKIGMALGIFGIASMTAPALGPTLGGYLIEFLSWQFLFLVGVPFGIFAVIMSIVLLKETPKKPELKFDFLGAFLAIVGFGTLLLALSKGQAEGWTSFFIVSLFFIAVMSLILFVWVELGKESPLLDLRLLKIPTFTISILTSGFVMMGMMGGIFLMPIFLQNIQGLTAMESGILLMPQSIAMAIMMPISGKLMDKYGVGPIGLVGLTIMSITTYELHNLSADSMHSWIDMILTIRGIGIGLCMMTLSTVGMNAVPRTSVGDASPLSNVLRQVMSSFAIAILTVIMQARQNFHMASISDNLNTDMATQFISGISGMYAQVGVDAASATGGASAILYGMMAKESLVQGIGDTFLVSVIPIVLSIPLLYFLHKKPKKTQQQVPATEKATA